A genomic window from Chaetodon trifascialis isolate fChaTrf1 chromosome 22, fChaTrf1.hap1, whole genome shotgun sequence includes:
- the pnpla3 gene encoding patatin-like phospholipase domain containing 3 isoform X1 has product MFDLNRGWNLSFAGCGFLGIYHIGVASCLLEKAPYLVQGATKLYGASAGALTASVLASQSSITKCCEDVIKLAKEARKRNLGPLHPSFNLIKVIKSGLDRDLPSDAHVLASGRLCVSLTRVSDGENVLVSEFSSKEELIQALICSCFIPIYCGLIPPSFRGVRYVDGGISDNLPQSELKNTITITPFSGESDICPRDSSTSFHELRFTNTSIQMNLGNMYRLSRALFPPEPKVLAEMCQSGYMDALRFLEENNLLMLEHPTSGPALQESPSDCCCKHTETTKEWMLRRLRLLRKQHWWLDEQIVLPTPIKKVFCEACQDKAGLYAKVTEMLPVRVASYMLMPYTLPVQSAYSVAQRFVEWIPEVPADVSWLFGVAGNVYRQAWRRAPATSMSEASQRKCLSAPLLPSECDRPMQRDDLPALSSLDLHGSYWEIPKSTSSSSHNHPHISPSSPQQVCFFVGLQDEPHSHAAQ; this is encoded by the exons ATGTTCGACCTAAACAGAGGCTGGAACCTGTCTTTCGCCGGGTGCGGGTTCCTGGGGATTTACCACATCGGAGTTGCCAGCTGTTTGCTGGAGAAAGCGCCGTACCTCGTCCAGGGAGCCACGAAGCTGTACGGGGCTTCTGCCGGTGCTCTGACCGCCTCGGTGCTCGCCAGTCAGTCATCGATAA CTAAATGCTGTGAAGATGTGATCAAGTTGGCAAAAGAGGCCAGGAAGAGGAACCTGGGCCCCCTTCACCCTTCCTTCAACCTGATCAAGGTGATAAAGTCTGGCCTGGATCGTGACCTGCCGTCTGACGCTCATGTGCTGGCCTCGGGGCGGCTGTGCGTCTCGCTGACCAGAGTGTCCGATGGGGAGAACGTGCTGGTGTCAGAGTTCAGCTCCAAAGAGGAGCTCATCCAG GCGCTGATCTGTAGCTGTTTCATTCCCATCTACTGTGGCCTGATCCCTCCGTCCTTCAGAGGAGTG CGTTACGTGGATGGCGGGATCAGCGATAACCTGCCGCAGTCGGAGCTGAAgaacaccatcaccatcaccccCTTCTCTGGCGAGAGTGACATCTGTCCGCGCGACAGCTCCACCAGCTTCCACGAGCTGCGCTTCACCAACACCAGCATCCAGATGAACCTGGGCAACATGTACCGCCTCAGCAGGGCCCTGTTTCCGCCAGAACCCAAG GTACTGGCTGAGATGTGTCAGAGCGGTTATATGGATGCTCTTCGCTTCCTTGAAGAGAACA ACCTGCTGATGCTGGAGCATCCCACCTCAGGCCCCGCCCTGCAAGAGAGCCCGTCCGACTGCTGCTGCAAGCATACAGAAACCACCAAAGAGTGGATGCTCCGGAGGCTGCGCCTGCTGCGCAAACAGCACTGGTGGCTGGATGAGCAGATCGTTCTGCCTACGCCCATCAAGAAAG tgttcTGCGAGGCCTGCCAAGACAAAGCTGGCCTGTATGCCAAGGTGACCGAGATGCTGCCAGTGAGAGTGGCCTCCTACATGCTCATGCCATACACACTTCCTGTGCAGTCAGCCTACTCAGTGGCCCAAAG GTTTGTGGAGTGGATCCCAGAGGTGCCAGCTGATGTGAGCTGGCTGTTTGGGGTGGCAGGTAACGTGTACCGGCAGGCCTGGAGACGAGCGCCAGCCACCTCCATGAG CGAAGCGAGCCAGAGGAAATGCTTGAGCGCGCCTCTTCTACCCTCGGAGTGCGACAGACCCATGCAGAGAGACGACCTGCCTGCCCTTTCCTCACTCGACCTCCATGGCAGCTACTGGGAGATCCCCAAAtctacctcctcttcctcccacaaTCATCCCCACATCTCCCCATCCTCTCCACAGCAAGTCTGCTTCTTTGTCGGCTTGCAGGATGAACCTCACAGCCACGCAGCGCAGTAA
- the pnpla3 gene encoding patatin-like phospholipase domain containing 3 isoform X2, producing the protein MFDLNRGWNLSFAGCGFLGIYHIGVASCLLEKAPYLVQGATKLYGASAGALTASVLASQSSITKCCEDVIKLAKEARKRNLGPLHPSFNLIKALICSCFIPIYCGLIPPSFRGVRYVDGGISDNLPQSELKNTITITPFSGESDICPRDSSTSFHELRFTNTSIQMNLGNMYRLSRALFPPEPKVLAEMCQSGYMDALRFLEENNLLMLEHPTSGPALQESPSDCCCKHTETTKEWMLRRLRLLRKQHWWLDEQIVLPTPIKKVFCEACQDKAGLYAKVTEMLPVRVASYMLMPYTLPVQSAYSVAQRFVEWIPEVPADVSWLFGVAGNVYRQAWRRAPATSMSEASQRKCLSAPLLPSECDRPMQRDDLPALSSLDLHGSYWEIPKSTSSSSHNHPHISPSSPQQVCFFVGLQDEPHSHAAQ; encoded by the exons ATGTTCGACCTAAACAGAGGCTGGAACCTGTCTTTCGCCGGGTGCGGGTTCCTGGGGATTTACCACATCGGAGTTGCCAGCTGTTTGCTGGAGAAAGCGCCGTACCTCGTCCAGGGAGCCACGAAGCTGTACGGGGCTTCTGCCGGTGCTCTGACCGCCTCGGTGCTCGCCAGTCAGTCATCGATAA CTAAATGCTGTGAAGATGTGATCAAGTTGGCAAAAGAGGCCAGGAAGAGGAACCTGGGCCCCCTTCACCCTTCCTTCAACCTGATCAAG GCGCTGATCTGTAGCTGTTTCATTCCCATCTACTGTGGCCTGATCCCTCCGTCCTTCAGAGGAGTG CGTTACGTGGATGGCGGGATCAGCGATAACCTGCCGCAGTCGGAGCTGAAgaacaccatcaccatcaccccCTTCTCTGGCGAGAGTGACATCTGTCCGCGCGACAGCTCCACCAGCTTCCACGAGCTGCGCTTCACCAACACCAGCATCCAGATGAACCTGGGCAACATGTACCGCCTCAGCAGGGCCCTGTTTCCGCCAGAACCCAAG GTACTGGCTGAGATGTGTCAGAGCGGTTATATGGATGCTCTTCGCTTCCTTGAAGAGAACA ACCTGCTGATGCTGGAGCATCCCACCTCAGGCCCCGCCCTGCAAGAGAGCCCGTCCGACTGCTGCTGCAAGCATACAGAAACCACCAAAGAGTGGATGCTCCGGAGGCTGCGCCTGCTGCGCAAACAGCACTGGTGGCTGGATGAGCAGATCGTTCTGCCTACGCCCATCAAGAAAG tgttcTGCGAGGCCTGCCAAGACAAAGCTGGCCTGTATGCCAAGGTGACCGAGATGCTGCCAGTGAGAGTGGCCTCCTACATGCTCATGCCATACACACTTCCTGTGCAGTCAGCCTACTCAGTGGCCCAAAG GTTTGTGGAGTGGATCCCAGAGGTGCCAGCTGATGTGAGCTGGCTGTTTGGGGTGGCAGGTAACGTGTACCGGCAGGCCTGGAGACGAGCGCCAGCCACCTCCATGAG CGAAGCGAGCCAGAGGAAATGCTTGAGCGCGCCTCTTCTACCCTCGGAGTGCGACAGACCCATGCAGAGAGACGACCTGCCTGCCCTTTCCTCACTCGACCTCCATGGCAGCTACTGGGAGATCCCCAAAtctacctcctcttcctcccacaaTCATCCCCACATCTCCCCATCCTCTCCACAGCAAGTCTGCTTCTTTGTCGGCTTGCAGGATGAACCTCACAGCCACGCAGCGCAGTAA